Proteins encoded within one genomic window of Phototrophicus methaneseepsis:
- a CDS encoding acyl-CoA thioesterase yields MTDSPFVAETVFHVRYAETDAMGIVHHASYIVYFEEGRSHYMRQRGSSYADFERSGFFMAVTQVNAKYHKAARYDQRIRIRCWVEQVRSRTLTFAYELADEETGEVFVTGSTQHICINRDGKVVKIPSNWLTWVENK; encoded by the coding sequence ATGACCGACTCGCCTTTCGTGGCCGAGACAGTGTTCCACGTCCGCTATGCGGAGACTGATGCAATGGGCATTGTCCACCATGCTTCTTACATTGTGTATTTTGAAGAAGGCCGCAGCCATTACATGCGCCAACGTGGCAGCAGCTATGCCGATTTTGAGCGCAGTGGCTTTTTCATGGCCGTGACGCAAGTCAACGCGAAGTACCATAAAGCGGCTCGGTACGATCAACGGATTCGCATCCGCTGTTGGGTGGAGCAAGTACGCAGCCGGACATTAACCTTCGCCTATGAGCTTGCTGATGAAGAAACTGGCGAAGTCTTCGTCACAGGCTCGACTCAACATATTTGCATCAATCGAGATGGTAAAGTCGTGAAGATTCCATCTAATTGGTTAACATGGGTCGAAAATAAGTAG
- the hisE gene encoding phosphoribosyl-ATP diphosphatase, which yields MTDMLDRLEAIIAERKEKPIEGSYTASLFQSGRPKIAQKVGEEATEVVVAALAQSRDEQIGELADLFYHTLVLMADINISLDDVRAKLEERHR from the coding sequence ATGACCGACATGCTTGATCGACTGGAAGCGATCATCGCAGAACGTAAAGAAAAACCCATCGAGGGCAGTTATACGGCCTCGCTATTCCAGAGTGGCCGTCCCAAAATCGCCCAGAAAGTCGGTGAAGAAGCCACAGAGGTCGTCGTTGCGGCATTAGCTCAATCCCGGGATGAACAAATTGGCGAGCTCGCTGATCTCTTTTATCATACACTCGTACTCATGGCGGATATCAACATTTCTCTGGATGATGTCCGCGCCAAGCTAGAAGAACGCCATCGCTAA
- the hisI gene encoding phosphoribosyl-AMP cyclohydrolase codes for MLDEATIQGLKWNENGLIAAIVQNVHSGQVLMMAWMNSEALQMTLETGEAVFYSRSRATLWHKGETSGNTQRVVEIRVDCDADTLLLQVEPKGPACHTGNEHCFFRTLDEFSQKPERL; via the coding sequence ATGCTTGATGAAGCCACAATACAGGGCTTGAAATGGAATGAAAATGGCCTGATTGCCGCCATTGTGCAAAACGTTCACAGTGGTCAAGTGTTGATGATGGCATGGATGAACAGCGAAGCGTTACAAATGACGCTGGAAACTGGCGAAGCCGTGTTCTATAGTCGGAGCCGCGCCACATTGTGGCACAAGGGCGAAACATCGGGCAATACACAGCGCGTCGTCGAGATACGCGTGGATTGCGATGCGGATACCCTGCTCTTGCAGGTCGAGCCAAAAGGCCCAGCCTGCCATACAGGTAATGAACATTGCTTCTTCCGCACATTGGACGAATTTTCACAGAAACCGGAGCGGTTATGA
- the hisF gene encoding imidazole glycerol phosphate synthase subunit HisF, whose protein sequence is MLAKRIIPCLDVKDGRVVKGVNFVNLRDAGDPVEQAIVYDREGADELVFLDITASHEARNTRLDMVRRVADSIFIPFCVGGGIRTIQDIRETLLAGADKVSINSAAVKNPDLINQGAWAFGSQCIVVAIDPKFIDGRWVVHINGGRVPTELEAVDWAKQVEDRGAGEIMLTSMDRDGTKIGYDLEMLETVADAVSIPVIASGGAGAREHFTEALTIGRADAALAASLFHYNELRIGDLKQYLHEQGVRVRLSGWEALNA, encoded by the coding sequence ATGCTCGCCAAACGCATTATCCCCTGCCTGGATGTCAAAGACGGGCGCGTCGTCAAAGGCGTCAACTTCGTAAACTTGCGCGATGCCGGTGATCCGGTTGAACAAGCGATTGTTTACGATCGTGAAGGCGCAGATGAGCTCGTCTTCCTGGATATTACCGCCTCACACGAAGCACGTAATACCCGGCTTGATATGGTCCGCCGTGTCGCCGACAGTATCTTCATCCCCTTCTGCGTAGGGGGTGGCATTCGCACAATTCAAGACATCCGAGAAACACTCCTCGCCGGGGCCGATAAAGTCAGCATCAACAGTGCTGCAGTCAAAAATCCGGATCTCATCAATCAGGGAGCCTGGGCCTTTGGCAGCCAGTGTATCGTCGTCGCCATTGATCCCAAGTTCATTGATGGACGTTGGGTCGTCCACATCAATGGGGGCCGTGTGCCAACAGAGCTTGAAGCCGTTGATTGGGCCAAACAGGTCGAAGACAGGGGAGCTGGTGAAATTATGCTCACCAGCATGGACCGAGATGGCACCAAAATCGGCTATGACCTGGAAATGCTGGAAACCGTCGCAGACGCCGTCTCTATCCCTGTGATTGCTTCCGGCGGTGCGGGTGCAAGGGAGCATTTCACAGAAGCATTGACCATCGGCAGAGCCGATGCTGCGCTGGCCGCAAGCCTGTTTCACTATAACGAACTGCGCATTGGCGACCTCAAACAATACTTGCATGAGCAAGGTGTGCGTGTTCGCCTTTCTGGCTGGGAGGCACTCAATGCTTGA
- the hisA gene encoding 1-(5-phosphoribosyl)-5-[(5-phosphoribosylamino)methylideneamino]imidazole-4-carboxamide isomerase: protein MIIYPAIDLRGGKVVRLKEGDPNQQTVFSEDPIATAQIWQDQGAVWLHMVNLDGAFADANENGTILEQAAQLGLNVQFGGGLRSLDDIANAIDRGASRVVLGTLALKDPAAVEEAIARYGAERICVALDARDGKVTTHGWMETSDLTPIEVGQAMAGRGVRHALFTDVSRDGMLTGTNTDATIELAQETGLQVIASGGVATLEELTTLANSGAIAGAVIGMALYTKQFTLVQAIEAVQEV from the coding sequence ATGATCATTTACCCGGCAATTGATTTACGTGGGGGCAAAGTCGTCCGACTGAAAGAAGGCGACCCCAACCAGCAAACCGTCTTCAGTGAGGACCCTATCGCAACGGCCCAGATATGGCAAGATCAGGGTGCGGTTTGGCTGCATATGGTCAATCTGGATGGGGCCTTCGCTGATGCCAATGAAAATGGCACCATCCTGGAACAAGCTGCCCAACTTGGCCTGAATGTCCAATTTGGCGGTGGGCTGCGCTCATTAGACGATATTGCCAACGCCATCGACCGAGGTGCAAGCCGGGTTGTCCTTGGCACTCTGGCCCTCAAAGATCCGGCAGCCGTCGAGGAAGCCATCGCGCGCTATGGTGCGGAGCGCATCTGTGTCGCCCTGGATGCCCGCGATGGCAAAGTAACCACACATGGTTGGATGGAAACCAGCGACCTGACCCCTATCGAAGTTGGGCAGGCCATGGCCGGACGAGGCGTTCGTCACGCGCTGTTTACCGATGTATCACGTGATGGCATGCTGACGGGTACCAATACAGACGCAACCATCGAGCTAGCACAAGAAACGGGTTTGCAGGTTATTGCATCGGGTGGCGTTGCCACGCTGGAAGAACTCACCACTCTTGCAAACAGCGGAGCTATCGCAGGTGCCGTCATCGGGATGGCACTCTACACCAAACAATTCACTCTGGTTCAGGCGATTGAAGCCGTACAGGAGGTGTAA
- the hisH gene encoding imidazole glycerol phosphate synthase subunit HisH, giving the protein MLAVIDYGAGNLRSVLHALNHLGAEHIQLVQQPEHLVGAEKIILPGVGAFGAGMQQLRAQELVEPLKDALAQGIPYLGICLGMQFLFETSNEMGTHEGLGVLPGRVERFPEFEDLKVPHMGWNQLQYTQQSALLENLSEASYAYFVHSYYCLPADESDILIEANYGIQFCAGVQRDNIYGVQFHPEKSQQTGLQILQNFLALQPESGAIYA; this is encoded by the coding sequence ATGCTAGCAGTGATCGATTATGGCGCAGGCAATTTACGCAGTGTACTCCATGCCCTGAACCACCTGGGAGCGGAGCACATCCAACTCGTGCAGCAGCCAGAGCATCTGGTCGGCGCGGAAAAGATCATATTGCCAGGTGTCGGCGCCTTCGGCGCAGGCATGCAGCAGCTTCGTGCACAGGAACTTGTCGAACCCTTGAAAGACGCTCTCGCACAGGGTATCCCCTACCTGGGTATTTGCCTGGGGATGCAATTCCTGTTCGAAACGAGTAACGAGATGGGCACGCATGAGGGCCTTGGTGTGTTACCGGGGCGTGTTGAGCGATTCCCGGAATTCGAAGACCTGAAGGTCCCGCATATGGGTTGGAATCAACTCCAATATACGCAACAATCCGCCCTATTAGAAAACCTTTCCGAAGCCAGTTATGCTTACTTCGTGCATAGCTATTACTGCCTCCCCGCTGATGAAAGCGACATCCTCATTGAGGCCAATTACGGCATTCAATTCTGTGCTGGCGTACAACGCGACAATATCTATGGCGTTCAATTCCACCCAGAAAAGAGCCAACAGACCGGACTACAGATTTTACAGAACTTCCTGGCCTTGCAGCCAGAAAGCGGAGCAATTTACGCATGA
- a CDS encoding SAM hydrolase/SAM-dependent halogenase family protein: MAKTIALLTDFGVEDVYVGVMKGVMQKICPDAAFIDITHAIPAQDVQGGAFALRDSYHYFPEGTVFLVVVDPGVGSTRRPVVVKAGDYGFIAPDNGVLSYVLADFEAYHAAELAHHAYQLPAMSSTFHGRDVFAPGAAHLANGVALADFGPLIEDLLTLPLPLLMLQPGQVVGEVIRIDHFGNIITSIGRLLWQDEQNLLLSPMSSEMEAITIVAMSAVVEVGELRLKGIQHAYHEVPVGDLLVQVDSVGQLEIAVNQGNAAKRLNVKVGDHISVKLG; the protein is encoded by the coding sequence ATGGCAAAAACGATTGCGTTGCTCACAGATTTTGGCGTGGAAGACGTCTATGTTGGTGTTATGAAGGGCGTTATGCAAAAGATATGCCCTGATGCTGCATTTATTGATATTACTCATGCTATCCCTGCGCAGGATGTACAGGGTGGTGCTTTTGCCTTAAGGGATAGCTACCACTATTTTCCAGAAGGAACAGTTTTCCTGGTCGTGGTGGACCCTGGCGTGGGCAGTACGCGCCGCCCAGTTGTCGTGAAGGCTGGCGATTATGGTTTTATCGCGCCGGATAACGGCGTACTCAGTTATGTGCTGGCAGATTTTGAGGCGTATCATGCAGCGGAGTTAGCCCACCATGCTTACCAATTGCCTGCGATGAGCAGCACTTTCCATGGGCGAGACGTGTTTGCGCCTGGGGCGGCGCATCTGGCGAATGGTGTGGCGCTGGCAGATTTTGGGCCGCTTATCGAAGACTTATTGACGTTGCCCCTCCCATTGCTGATGTTACAGCCCGGTCAAGTGGTGGGGGAGGTTATCCGTATCGATCATTTTGGCAATATCATTACCAGTATCGGGCGCTTGCTCTGGCAGGATGAACAGAATTTACTGCTGAGTCCTATGTCCTCTGAGATGGAAGCTATAACCATAGTGGCTATGTCTGCTGTTGTTGAGGTTGGTGAATTGCGGCTTAAGGGGATTCAACATGCGTATCATGAAGTGCCCGTTGGCGATTTATTGGTGCAGGTTGATAGCGTTGGTCAGTTAGAGATTGCGGTTAATCAGGGGAATGCGGCGAAACGACTTAATGTGAAGGTTGGTGATCACATCTCCGTCAAGCTAGGATAA